One part of the Pogoniulus pusillus isolate bPogPus1 chromosome 8, bPogPus1.pri, whole genome shotgun sequence genome encodes these proteins:
- the LOC135177364 gene encoding flavin-containing monooxygenase 5-like encodes MAKRVAIIGGGSSGLCAIKACLQEGLEPICFERTRDIGGLWRFEEQPEEGRASIYRSVIINTSKEMMCFSDFPIPEDFPNYMHNSKIMEYFRMYAQHFDLLRHIRFKTSVCRVSKRPDFATTGQWDVVTESEGKQEASVFDAVLVCTGHHTEAHLPLSTFPGIKKFKGRYLHSRDYKDSRDFTDKTVVVVGIGNSGSDLAVEISQAAKQVFLSTRRGAWILNRVGDQGYPLDIIFTTRMKTFLKDLLSSSMVSSIMEKQLNARFDHSHYGLKPKHRVFDQHPTVNDDLPNRIISGRVQVKPNIKEFTETSVIFEDGTREEIDAVVFATGYSFSFPFLEGCVKVVENQISLYKFMFPPDLEKPTLAFIGLIQPLGAIMPISELQCRWATRVFKGLNKLPPRHNMEADIQQKKEAMAKRYVKSQRHTIQVDYIPYMDELACQVGVKPNLLTLFLTDPKLALEVAFGPCTPYQYRLQGPGKWAGAREAILTQWQRVIKPLQTRPVEDHPSTSTMPLIFKLAGAVVVLAIIFAYL; translated from the exons ATGGCAAAGAGGGTGGCCATCattggaggaggcagcagtgggctgtGTGCCATCAAAGCCTGCCTTCAAGAGGGACTGGAGCCTATCTGCTTCGAGAGGACCAGAGACAtcggagggctgtggaggtttGAG GAGCAACCCGAGGAGGGACGTGCCAGCATCTACCGCTCTGTCATCATCAACACTTCCAAGGAGATGATGTGCTTCAGTGACTTCCCCATCCCCGAGGACTTCCCTAACTACATGCACAACTCCAAGATCATGGAGTACTTCCGCATGTATGCCCAGCACTTCGACCTGCTCCGCCACATTCGCTTCAAG ACCAGCGTGTGCCGTGTGTCCAAGCGCCCCGACTTCGCCACCACGGGCCAGTGGGATGTGGTGACTGAGAGCGAGGGGAAGCAGGAGGCATCTGTCTTCGATGCTGTGCTGGTGTGCACCGGGCACCACACCGAGGCACACCTCCCACTCAGCACCTTCCCAG gAATCAAGAAGTTCAAGGGCCGCTACCTCCACAGCCGAGATTACAAGGACTCTCGGGATTTCACGGACAAGACAGTTGTTGTCGTCGGGATTGGGAATTCGGGTTCAGACCTGGCTGTGGAGATCAGCCAAGCAGCcaagcag GTCTTCCTCAGCACCCGCCGGGGTGCATGGATCCTCAACCGTGTTGGAGATCAGGGCTATCCCTTAGACATAATCTTCACCACCCGCATGAAGACATTCTTGAAGGACCTACTGAGCTCATCCATGGTGAGCAGCATCATGGAGAAGCAACTGAATGCCAGGTTTGACCACTCACACTACGGCCTGAAGCCAAAGCACAG GGTTTTTGACCAGCACCCAACTGTCAATGACGACCTGCCCAACCGCATCATTTCGGGCAGGGTGCAGGTGAAGCCAAACATCAAGGAGTTCACGGAGACATCTGTCATCTTTGAAGATGGCACCAGGGAAGAGATTGATGCTGTGGTCTTTGCCACAGGATacagcttctccttcccctttcttgAGGGCTGTGTGAAGGTGGTGGAGAACCAGATCTCCCTCTACAAATTCATGTTCCCCCCTGACCTGGAGAAGCCAACACTGGCTTTcattggcctcatccagcctctggGGGCTATCATGCCCATCTCTGAGCTCCAGTGTCGCTGGGCTACCCGTGTCTTCAAGG GGCTGAACAAGCTGCCTCCACGGCACAACATGGAAGCTGACAtccagcagaagaaagaagCGATGGCAAAGCG GTACGTGAAGAGCCAGCGGCACACCATCCAGGTGGATTACATCCCCTACATGGATGAGCTCGcctgccaggtgggggtcaagcCCAACCTGCTCACTCTCTTCCTCACTGACCCCAAGCTGGCACTggaggtggcctttgggccctGCACACCCTACCAGTACCGCCTGCAGGGCCCAGGCAAGTGGGCAGGTGCCAGGGAGGCCATCCTCACCCAGTGGCAGCGTGTCATCAAGCCCCTGCAGACGCGGCCCGTGGAGGATCACCCCTCGACCTCCACTATGCCTCTCATTTTCAAACTGGCTGGGGCCGTGGTTGTCCTCGCCATCATTTTTGCTTACTTGTAG